The region GCGCTCGTATCCAAGAGGGTGTGGTGGCACTGGGAGGTTACGCCGAAATTTTCTATCGCAATGTCGTGGCTTCGGGCGTAATTCCCCAACTTTCGATTATTGCCGGGCCATGTGCTGGCGGCGCGGTCTATTCACCTGCCATGACCGACTTCATTTTGATGGTCAAAGGCACATCGCAAATGTTTATCACTGGGCCAGATGTGATTAAAACCGTAACTGGCGAGGAAGTGACCCAAGAGCAATTGGGTGGTGCGATGACTCACAACAGTAAATCGGGCGTAGCACATTTTGCTGCTGATGATGAGGAAGAATGTTTCGAGCAATTACGCACGTTACTTTCCTTCTTGCCGCTCAATAATATGGATGATGCGCCGATCATCGAGCCAACCGACGATCCCAACCGTATGGATGATACCCTGCAAAGCATTATTCCCGATCAGCCCAAAAAGCCCTACGATATGAAAGCCGTGATCGAATTGATCGTTGATGATGGCTTTTTCTTCGAAGTTCAGCCGCACTATGCTCCTAACTTGGTGATTGGTTTTGCGCGGCTTGATGGCATGCCGGTGGGCATCGTTGGCAATCAGCCTGCTGCCTTAGCTGGAACCTTGGATATTGATTCATCGGTTAAGGGTGCACGTTTTGTGCGCTTCTGCGATGCTTTCAATATTCCCTTGATCACCTTTGTTGATGTACCAGGCTTCTTGCCCGGCACGCATCAGGAGTATGGCGGGATTATTCGCCATGGCGCAAAACTGTTATATGCCTATTGCGAAGCAACCGTGCCCAAACTGACCGTGATCACGCGCAAGGCCTATGGCGGAGCCTACGACGTGATGGCCTCGAAGCATATTCGCGCCGATTTCAACTTTGCTTGGCCAAC is a window of Herpetosiphon gulosus DNA encoding:
- a CDS encoding acyl-CoA carboxylase subunit beta; translation: MTTTAEKIAELRRRREQAATTDPKAAEKQHARGKLTARERIERLLDPDSFVELDALAVHRSTAFGLEHKRILGDGVITGHGTIDGRQVCVFSQDFTVLGGSLGEVFAEKIVKVMDLAMRMGVPLIGINDSGGARIQEGVVALGGYAEIFYRNVVASGVIPQLSIIAGPCAGGAVYSPAMTDFILMVKGTSQMFITGPDVIKTVTGEEVTQEQLGGAMTHNSKSGVAHFAADDEEECFEQLRTLLSFLPLNNMDDAPIIEPTDDPNRMDDTLQSIIPDQPKKPYDMKAVIELIVDDGFFFEVQPHYAPNLVIGFARLDGMPVGIVGNQPAALAGTLDIDSSVKGARFVRFCDAFNIPLITFVDVPGFLPGTHQEYGGIIRHGAKLLYAYCEATVPKLTVITRKAYGGAYDVMASKHIRADFNFAWPTAEIAVMGASGAVSIIFRKEIAESADPVATNAELIHNYEERFANPYIAAERGYIDSVIEPRETRPALIKALHLSRTKRQSLPPRKHGNMPL